Proteins co-encoded in one Melospiza melodia melodia isolate bMelMel2 chromosome 8, bMelMel2.pri, whole genome shotgun sequence genomic window:
- the ARL4C gene encoding ADP-ribosylation factor-like protein 4C, producing the protein MGNISSNISAFQSLHIVMLGLDSAGKTTVLYRLKFNEFVNTVPTIGFNTEKIRLSNGTAKGISCHFWDVGGQEKLRPLWKSYSRCTDGIIYVVDSVDVDRLEEAKTELHKVTKFAENQGTPLLVIANKQDLPKSLPVAEIEKQLALHELTPSTTYHIQPACAIIGEGLTEGMDKLYEMILKRRKSLKQKKKRTDNSGDNKAAPASRAQIPELPSPVLLRL; encoded by the exons ATGGGGAACATCTCGTCCAACATCTCCGCCTTCCAGTCCCTGCACATCGTCATGCTGGGCCTGGACTCGGCGGGCAAGACCACGGTGCTCTACCGCCTCAAGTTCAACGAGTTCGTCAACACCGTGCCCACCATCGGCTTCAACACGGAGAAGATCCGGCTCAGCAACGGGACGGCCAAGGGCATCAGCTGCCACTTCTGGGACGTGGGCGGCCAGGAGAAGCTGCGCCCGCTCTGGAAGTCCTACAGCCGCTGCACCGATGGCATCATCTACGTGGTGGACTCAGTGGACGTGGACCGGCTGGAGGAGGCCAAGACGGAGCTGCACAAGGTGACCAAGTTCGCCGAGAACCAGGGCACGCCGCTGCTGGTCATCGCCAACAAGCAGGACCTGCCCAAGTCGCTGCCCGTGGCCGAGATCGAGAAGCAGCTGGCCCTCCACGAGCTGACCCCTTCCACCACCTACCACATCCAGCCCGCCTGCGCCATCATCGGCGAGGGGCTCACGGAGGGCATGGACAAGCTCTACGAGATGATCCTCAAGCGCAGGAAGTCCCTCAAGCAGAAGAAGAAGCG GACAGACAATAGTGGTGATAACAAAGCGGCTCCCGCCAGCCGAGCCCAGATCCCGGAGCTCCCCTCTCCCGTGCTCCTGAGGCTCTGA